One part of the Haliotis asinina isolate JCU_RB_2024 chromosome 2, JCU_Hal_asi_v2, whole genome shotgun sequence genome encodes these proteins:
- the LOC137272144 gene encoding uncharacterized protein — protein sequence MTGNLNQTIHMTGNLHQTIHMTGNLHQTIHMTGNLNQAIHMTGNLHQAIHMTGNLYQAIHMTGNLHQAICMTGNLHQAIRMTGNLHQAINMTGNLHQTIHMTGNLHQAIHMTGNLHQTIHKTGNLHQTIHMTGNLHQAIHMTGNLHQTIHMTGYLPQTIHMTGNLPQTIHMTGNLHQTIHMTGNLHQAIHMTGNLNQAIHMTSNLHQTIQMTGNLHQTIHTTGNLHQTIHTTGNLHQAIHDR from the coding sequence ATGACAGGTAACCTCAACCAGACTATACACATGACAGGTAACCTCCACCAGACTATACACATGACAGGTAACCTCCACCAGACTATACACATGACAGGTAACCTCAACCAGGCAATACACATGACAGGTAACCTCCACCAGGCAATACACATGACAGGTAACCTCTACCAGGCTATACACATGACAGGTAACCTCCACCAAGCTATATGCATGACAGGTAACCTCCACCAGGCTATACGCATGACAGGTAACCTCCACCAGGCTATAAACATGACAGGTAACCTCCACCAGACTATACACATGACAGGTAACCTCCACCAGGCTATACACATGACAGGTAACCTCCACCAGACTATACACAAGACAGGTAACCTCCACCAGACTATTCACATGACAGGTAACCTCCACCAGGCTATACACATGACAGGTAACCTCCACCAGACTATACACATGACAGGTTACCTCCCCCAGACTATACACATGACAGGTAACCTCCCCCAGACTATACACATGACAGGTAACCTCCACCAGACTATACACATGACAGGTAACCTCCACCAGGCAATACACATGACAGGTAACCTCAACCAGGCAATACACATGACAAGTAACCTCCACCAGACTATACAAATGACAGGTAACCTCCACCAGACTATACACACGACAGGTAACCTCCACCAGACTATACACACGACAGGTAACCTCCACCAGGCTATACACGACAGGTAA